The following is a genomic window from Photobacterium sp. GJ3.
AGCTCAACCGAACGTTTGTCGTCGTCGACTTTCTGGCCGAAGAGCCGAGCGATTATGGCTTGTCTCGGGTTGGCAGTCGGGCGCTGACCGGTGATCTGTCAGCAGACATGCTGCAATACACTGCTCCCGATGGTTCAACACTTGCGGAAGGGATTCAGCGGGTCGGTGGAAATAGCAGCGAGCTCAATCAGCCTTTAATGGCCCCTGGTGATGTCGCGGGCTTTTTTGAATTGCATATTGAGCAAGGACCGGTATTAGAAACGGAACAACTGCCAATCGGCATTGTGACGAATATTGTTGGCATCACCCGGGTCGACATGAGTTTTCATGGCAGACCGGATCATTCCGGTACGACACCCATGGATATTCGTGCCGATGCGCTTGCTGCAGCTGCTAAGGTTATCGCAACCGTCAATGACAATGCGCAAAAATGGCTGAAGCAACCAGAATATCTGGTTGCCACAGTAGGGAAGATAAATGTACAGCCTAATGCTTCTAATGTGGTGCCCGGCCGTGTTGATATGACCAAAAAACACGACAAGCTCCGTCCTTGTAGGGCGGAGAAGGATAGCGCAAGCTGCGAAGCAGCTTAATGCGGCCTATCTTGTTGTTCGATGTATTGTTTTAACACTTCTATCGGAGCACCACCAACAGAGCCAGCAAAGTAGCTTGGCGACCAAAGAGCATCTTTCAGGTACGCTGGCTTATGCAACTCGGGGTGGTGTTGCTTCAACCTCCGACTGGATACGCCTTTCAGGCTATTAACCAACTTCGATATAGCCACTTTAGGCGGGTAGTTCACCAGGAGATGAACATGGTCCTGCTCTCCGTTGAACTCTGTGATCTCCGCTTCAAAGTCAGCGCAGACTTTTTCCATTATGCCCCGCATCGTTTGTAGGTGCTCATCAGTAAACACTTTGCCTCGGTACTTAGTGATAAATATGAGGTGTACGTGCATCAAAAATACACAGTGACGCCCTTTCCGAAACTCCATAGACCAACCTTTACAATTAGCTTCAAAGCGCTTATGTTAAAGGAATATGAGCATTCAGACCAAAACTTTAAGTGTTAGGGTTAAAGATAAACATGCGAAGCTGCTGAGGCAGATGTCGTATGAAGTTAATCAGTGCTTTAACTTTGCTAACGAACTAACCATGAAAGCTAGTCGCAACTATAGCGATGCTGGCGCGGTTAAACCTGTCTGGATGTCAGCTTACGACACCCAAAAGCCTGTTCTAAAGTTCAGAAAGGAATCGGGGTTTATTATCCCATCTCACACCGCGCAAGAGGTATGTGCCAAACATGCTCAAGCAAGAAAGCAATTCAAACGTGCTAAGTTACGCTGGCGCGTAAGTTCTGGCTCTAAACGCTCTCTGGGCTTTGTTCCATTCAAGAAAGGTTCGGCCAAGTGGAAGAATGGTCAGGTAGTGTTTGCGAAGCACATCTTTAAAGTATGGGATACCTACGGGCTTTCACAGTACGAATTCACCTCTGGTTCTTTCTCTGAAGACTCTAGAGGGCGTTGGTACTTCAATGTGTGCGTACAGGTAGAGCAATTACCCACAGCCACAGGTAAAGCCGCCATTGGGGTGGATTTAGGGCTTAAAGACACTGCGACGTGCAGTGATGGCACTAAGCTAGAGCGTGGTAACTTCTACCGCGATCTAGAAGCGGATTTGGGTATCGCTCAGAGAGCGAATAAGAAAAAGCGAGTTAAGGCAATTCACGCGAAGATAAAAAATCGTCGCAAGGATGCTTTACATAAATTCAGTACGCAGCTTGTAAATAACAACGCTGCGATAATCGTTGGCGATGTGAGCAGTACCAAGCTGGTTAAAACCAAGATGGCAAAATCGGTTTTAGATGCTGGTTGGTCAATGCTCAAAACACAGTTGGAATATAAAGCGATAGCGCGGTCAGTTGTGTTCGAAGTAGTCAACGAATCGTACTCCACCGTAACTTGTTCGTGCTGCGGGGCTATCCCCGACAGCAGTCCGAAAGGTAGAGCAGGCTTGCGAATAAGAGAATGGGTGTGCTCTGAGTGCGGAGCAGAGCACGACCGCGACGTAAACGCGGCAAGCAATATTCTCGCGGCGGGGCATCGCCGTCTAGCTGTAGGAATCCCCGCGCTTTAGCTCGGGGAGGATGTCAATTCAATGTGTTTATCAGATGTAGGTACTGGACGGATCCAGTACCTATCGACTTGATTTCAGTCGAGCCCCACGCTCCCCACGACAGCTCAAACAATCACGACGTGCCCGTCTTTATCTCGTCAAAAATTTGGCATACGAAAGATCGGAGCCAGCCCCTGCAAACCTTTTTCAAACCAAGCTCACTCTCCCTTCACTGAAATGCCGCTCTTTATTGGCGCATGGCTTGAATCCGGCTATGCTACTGAACTCATTGTGTTTGATTCAGGAAAGCGGCATGTCTATCTCTGCTTATAAATTTGATCTCAGTCTGCCACATTGCCAATGGTGGTTAGCGATCACGTCTCCTCAGATTTGCTATAACCGCGAGCATTATGATTACGACATGCCCGGTATGCGGACATCTGAAGCGGGGTTGGCCGAGTGGGCAAAAAATATCTCGGAGTCCTGGGGGATAGAGACACGCCGCGACTGGCATCAGATGATACATCAACTGGCGATGGCTGAAGTGCATGGCAATGTGTGGCGCAGTGAGTTCAGTCGTCGGGCCTGTATGACCAATCAGGCATGGTTGCAGCGGATTGATGCGACAAAAAGTGAAGTAGCACAGGGCGAACTGCGATTTGTTGATGCAGTGTTCAGACATGTCGGTGTTGCCGGTTTCAAAGCCTGGGATTATTGCCGGGCCTCATTTCTGACCCGGGCTGGCTATGCCATCGGCAAAGTCACTCAGGAAGAGTTCGCTTTTCTACTGAATTATTTATCACGCCAGATTCAACGTGACTATTTGAGCTGGGAACAGTATCTGCAAAGTTTTATTTTTGGCCGGGCCTATTGGGAATACATGAATGATGAAGACGAGGATGAAGTGAACATTCCTTATTTGCTCAGTAATGGCTTTGGCATTGGTTACAGCCAGTTTTTCAATCTGATCGACAATGATCCGGACATTCCGATCCCGGCGCTGGCCTGGGACGTCAGGTTGCCGGACATTCAGGTGCCAGAATCTCTGAATGCATTATTGAATGAAACGAGTGAGGGATGACGATGAGCTGTTGGGACATTCTAGAGATTGCGCAAACCACCGACGAAAAAGCCATTCAAAAGGCTTACCGAATCAAGCTGCGTCAGCATCATCCTGAAGATGATCCAGAAGGTTTTCAAACCGTTCGGGCTGCTTATGAAGCCGCGATTGCCAGCCTCGAAACTCTGGCAAAAGGGCAGGACAATGCCCCGGTTCAGCCAATACTGGATGATGCCGAGGTTGTTCCGTTGGTACCGGATGCGCAGACGAACCGAGGGCGTGAGGGTAGCCCGCATGAGTTGATAACATCCCTGCAGCAATTACTGATGGATCCGCAACGACGGTTTCAGCCTGCGATGTGGCAAGACTGGATTGATGCAGTTCAGGGGTTGCCCATTACCCAGCAACAGGCAATTTCAGATGCAACCGTGACGCAGATCACGAACAACCGCTGGTTACCGGGCGAAATCATTGAACTGCTCTGGCATGGATTGAGCTGGGAGCTTTTATTGAGCGGGACACCTGAACAGAGCGAGCTGGGGGAGTTTCTCGAGGACTGGCGTCAGCAAGCGTTATCGATCACCTTGTCTCACCTGGATGCAATGCCGGGGGCTGAACAGCGGGCCGTGCTGAGCTTCTTGAGGCCATTTCATCTTGCCATGGGTTATGGCGAAGTCGCGGCGCTGAAGAATATTCTTTCGCAGCCGATGGCCACCAGTTTGGTTGCTTCCGTGACCTTTCGGGTCAGTCTGCTGAAGGGCTTTCTTGCCTGCCAGCAATTGCCGGAAACTCTGGCGGCGTATTTGGTTCACCAGCTGCTGGAGGCCGATCCCGACACCCTGACGCTTGGGCAGTGGGAAATTCTGGGTGAAGTCAGTCGCAAGCTGGGGGATCTGGAGGCAGTCCATCGGGTTTCTGAACGTTTGCTCGCGCTGAATGCGTTCGCCGAGGTGGCGGAGTTGCAATACCAGCAAACCGTACCGCATAACCGGCTGCTGGCACTGTGCTACGGGTTTCTTCGTCAGCAATGGCAACCTTTACCACAAGTTTACTGGCGTGCAGAACGTCAGCTTTTTCCACAACCGGAATCAGACCCGGAAAGCCGGCTGTTTTTGTGGTTGTATGGCCAACTGACCGGACATGATCACCCAGGATTCAGTCATCGGCTTGATTTTGCGGGCATGACCGGGATTGAAGCCTTGTTGACGGAGGCCTTCTGGGCCGGACGTTTTGGCAGTTGGGCGTGGCTGGCACAGATTCAGCAAAAACTGAATGCATTCGAAATAGCATTGCCTGAACACCAGTATGCAGTTGAGCTGACAAAAGCATGGGTACAACGACAATGCAACTTGAAGGCTGGCAGCACATCCTTACAGCAAAAATTGGATCTTTACGAAACAGATGCCTTCTTTCAGGTGGAGCCACTGACCGATCAGGAATTTGAATCGCTCAGTAAGGCGCAGTGGCTTGATTGCCTGGTCCGTCATCCGCTATTGCCGGATGCCTGGTTTCAAAAGTTCACTGAAACCGGCATCCTCACGCAGCAGGCGCTCTGGGATGCCAATACCTATCCGGCCTATGTTGATTCCCTGAATTTCTTCCGGTGTGTGAACCCCGATTTCCGGCTGGCCAGTTGCTGGCAGGACACGCCGTTTCAAGGTGTTTTTGATTGGGCATTGTTTTACTACGGGCATATGTCTCCGGTCGGGACGGCAAGGCAGTCGATGATTGATGCTTTGCCTTTACTTCCTGC
Proteins encoded in this region:
- a CDS encoding J domain-containing protein, which codes for MTMSCWDILEIAQTTDEKAIQKAYRIKLRQHHPEDDPEGFQTVRAAYEAAIASLETLAKGQDNAPVQPILDDAEVVPLVPDAQTNRGREGSPHELITSLQQLLMDPQRRFQPAMWQDWIDAVQGLPITQQQAISDATVTQITNNRWLPGEIIELLWHGLSWELLLSGTPEQSELGEFLEDWRQQALSITLSHLDAMPGAEQRAVLSFLRPFHLAMGYGEVAALKNILSQPMATSLVASVTFRVSLLKGFLACQQLPETLAAYLVHQLLEADPDTLTLGQWEILGEVSRKLGDLEAVHRVSERLLALNAFAEVAELQYQQTVPHNRLLALCYGFLRQQWQPLPQVYWRAERQLFPQPESDPESRLFLWLYGQLTGHDHPGFSHRLDFAGMTGIEALLTEAFWAGRFGSWAWLAQIQQKLNAFEIALPEHQYAVELTKAWVQRQCNLKAGSTSLQQKLDLYETDAFFQVEPLTDQEFESLSKAQWLDCLVRHPLLPDAWFQKFTETGILTQQALWDANTYPAYVDSLNFFRCVNPDFRLASCWQDTPFQGVFDWALFYYGHMSPVGTARQSMIDALPLLPAEQQQGPMAKLLPFAASPDTFLPDAVQALNEFPEQFVYRTLVDDQVTLLTRSCDQTQLLELAQTGDITACCALSRVLAKDHFDEAIVFWNLTAAALRQHPHFLDVVSWQQQSLIRLREEKGLDQENYRVTEPTFLYAMLTRDKDWFIPPVEMADHSPVDDAKNFHYPMYHLLTQLHLGLGEKGYDLSPMKHLAYSRKGQTALQQATADIAITHLEQMYQHKLTQDIQQKGKQAASFSRRRLQWLAIFFFVSWLLFFTPTFFEADGQARSQIAGVSLLVYQVLLFVCHSFVVWRIGQPIIERRNRMRYAGYATFVLIAALWTKSPVLALINLITHWFTARGLTQLYGNGGWEKKVVKKRTVNLRKLLGMKEKKK
- a CDS encoding hydantoinase/carbamoylase family amidase; translated protein: MSVQIHKTRLWESIEKLAEYTEPGQPYTRRSFSPMFLQGREWLKRQFIDAGLEVEVDAGGNLMGQYPGRNPELPPIVSGSHSDTVPDGGRFDGIAGVLTALEVARTLKENHIELNRTFVVVDFLAEEPSDYGLSRVGSRALTGDLSADMLQYTAPDGSTLAEGIQRVGGNSSELNQPLMAPGDVAGFFELHIEQGPVLETEQLPIGIVTNIVGITRVDMSFHGRPDHSGTTPMDIRADALAAAAKVIATVNDNAQKWLKQPEYLVATVGKINVQPNASNVVPGRVDMTKKHDKLRPCRAEKDSASCEAA
- a CDS encoding DUF1266 domain-containing protein, whose amino-acid sequence is MSISAYKFDLSLPHCQWWLAITSPQICYNREHYDYDMPGMRTSEAGLAEWAKNISESWGIETRRDWHQMIHQLAMAEVHGNVWRSEFSRRACMTNQAWLQRIDATKSEVAQGELRFVDAVFRHVGVAGFKAWDYCRASFLTRAGYAIGKVTQEEFAFLLNYLSRQIQRDYLSWEQYLQSFIFGRAYWEYMNDEDEDEVNIPYLLSNGFGIGYSQFFNLIDNDPDIPIPALAWDVRLPDIQVPESLNALLNETSEG
- the tnpA gene encoding IS200/IS605 family transposase; translated protein: MEFRKGRHCVFLMHVHLIFITKYRGKVFTDEHLQTMRGIMEKVCADFEAEITEFNGEQDHVHLLVNYPPKVAISKLVNSLKGVSSRRLKQHHPELHKPAYLKDALWSPSYFAGSVGGAPIEVLKQYIEQQDRPH
- a CDS encoding RNA-guided endonuclease TnpB family protein — encoded protein: MSIQTKTLSVRVKDKHAKLLRQMSYEVNQCFNFANELTMKASRNYSDAGAVKPVWMSAYDTQKPVLKFRKESGFIIPSHTAQEVCAKHAQARKQFKRAKLRWRVSSGSKRSLGFVPFKKGSAKWKNGQVVFAKHIFKVWDTYGLSQYEFTSGSFSEDSRGRWYFNVCVQVEQLPTATGKAAIGVDLGLKDTATCSDGTKLERGNFYRDLEADLGIAQRANKKKRVKAIHAKIKNRRKDALHKFSTQLVNNNAAIIVGDVSSTKLVKTKMAKSVLDAGWSMLKTQLEYKAIARSVVFEVVNESYSTVTCSCCGAIPDSSPKGRAGLRIREWVCSECGAEHDRDVNAASNILAAGHRRLAVGIPAL